One window of the Tetragenococcus koreensis genome contains the following:
- a CDS encoding Gx transporter family protein: MSNLRKLIFISLLIAQGVVIGLIENMIPYPFSFAPGAKLGLANLITIIALFTMPKKDSFLLVWMRLILTTLLGGTLSTFLYSMSGAMLSYLGMLLVKKLGPKFVSIIGISATGGFMHNVGQLLTASFIAQSWSVLLYLPILSFFGILSGIAIGIAANYLLQRVDTLRRFQNEHEQHTHEKWSMH; this comes from the coding sequence ATGAGTAATTTAAGAAAATTAATTTTTATTTCGCTTTTGATTGCCCAAGGGGTAGTCATTGGACTAATTGAAAACATGATCCCTTATCCATTTTCCTTTGCTCCTGGCGCTAAATTAGGTTTAGCAAATCTAATTACAATTATTGCTTTATTTACCATGCCCAAAAAAGATAGCTTTTTACTGGTCTGGATGCGTTTGATTTTAACCACGCTTTTAGGTGGCACTTTATCGACATTTTTATATAGTATGAGCGGCGCTATGTTAAGTTATTTGGGTATGCTATTAGTAAAAAAATTAGGTCCAAAATTTGTTAGTATCATTGGCATTAGCGCGACTGGTGGATTTATGCATAATGTTGGCCAATTACTCACTGCCTCTTTTATCGCTCAATCCTGGAGTGTCCTACTTTACTTACCAATCCTATCTTTTTTTGGAATCTTATCAGGGATTGCTATTGGTATCGCCGCAAATTATTTACTACAACGTGTTGATACCTTACGGCGCTTTCAAAATGAACATGAACAACATACACATGAAAAATGGTCAATGCATTGA
- a CDS encoding polyprenyl synthetase family protein — protein MELHPIWNDYPQLQPELTQTLELMEKSIQLKNEPVKKALLEMIGAGGKLLRPAYQLLFSQFGPEKDRQKAIALAAAIEMLHTATLIHDDIVDDASLRRNLPTIRAEFDNNTAVYAGDYLFVTCFKLMSDYTGSLRSLQKNAVSMEKILSGELGQMEDHYNLAITVDEYLANISGKTAELFALSCSAGAFESGTSQLFAKNVSDIGHNIGMAFQIVDDILDYTQPRAEIGKPVLKDVRQGIYTLPLIYALQTEVKQLTPLLEKKELMTEDDTQKVYQLVNELDGVNKAQQLANRYTKKALKRIDNLPNNPENTKIILQQLTQTLLTRTN, from the coding sequence ATGGAACTTCACCCTATATGGAATGATTATCCGCAATTACAACCTGAATTAACACAAACGCTAGAATTAATGGAAAAATCAATTCAATTGAAAAATGAACCCGTCAAAAAAGCTTTGTTGGAGATGATCGGTGCAGGAGGAAAACTGCTTCGTCCAGCTTATCAGCTGCTTTTTTCCCAATTTGGTCCTGAAAAAGACCGGCAAAAAGCGATCGCCTTAGCAGCCGCTATCGAAATGTTGCATACAGCAACACTGATTCATGATGACATTGTAGATGATGCTTCTTTAAGACGCAACCTACCCACAATTCGTGCTGAATTCGATAATAATACTGCTGTTTATGCTGGAGATTATCTTTTTGTAACCTGTTTTAAATTGATGTCTGATTATACCGGTTCTTTACGCAGTTTACAAAAAAATGCTGTTAGTATGGAAAAAATATTATCTGGTGAATTGGGCCAAATGGAAGACCACTATAACTTAGCAATCACCGTTGACGAATACCTAGCAAACATCTCGGGAAAAACAGCAGAGTTATTCGCATTAAGCTGTTCTGCTGGTGCATTTGAAAGTGGAACAAGTCAACTATTTGCCAAAAATGTTTCAGATATTGGCCATAACATAGGTATGGCTTTTCAAATCGTCGATGATATTTTAGATTATACTCAACCACGAGCAGAAATTGGCAAACCAGTATTAAAAGATGTGCGACAAGGCATCTATACTTTACCTTTAATCTATGCCTTACAAACAGAAGTCAAACAATTAACTCCCTTACTAGAAAAAAAAGAACTGATGACAGAAGACGATACCCAAAAAGTATACCAATTGGTTAATGAGTTAGATGGCGTTAATAAAGCTCAGCAATTGGCCAATAGATACACTAAAAAAGCATTAAAAAGAATTGACAACCTACCAAATAACCCCGAAAATACAAAAATAATTTTGCAACAGCTCACCCAAACGTTGTTAACTCGAACGAATTAA
- the gor gene encoding glutathione-disulfide reductase, with amino-acid sequence MKTYDYIVIGGGSGGIASANRAGMHGAKVLLIEAKELGGTCVNVGCVPKKVMWQASDAYQTIQRDASGYGIQAKDMTFDFKTLVKNRENYIDFLHGAYQRGLDSNGVEFLKGYAQFVDDNTVEVAGEQYTAPHILIATGGHADTLDIPGGNYAIDSDGFFALEKAPQHMIVLGAGYIAAELAGVVNGLGSKVTWAFRKERPLREFDQMLADNLVQIYEEEGLSIYKECIPSAIEKNGEQYTVTFENGEKTTGDCVLFAGGRSANVSGFGLGNTEVKLDDQGFIQVDKFQNTTAKGIYAIGDVIGKLELTPVAIAAGRRLSERLFNGQTDLYLDYNFVPSVVFTHPPIATIGWTEEQALAEYGQDEIKVYHSRFTPMYFALNEYRQKCEMKLVCLGKEEKIIGLHAIGVDVDEMLQGFAVAIKMGATKADFDNTVAIHPTGAEEFVTMT; translated from the coding sequence ATGAAAACCTATGATTATATCGTCATTGGCGGCGGCAGCGGCGGAATTGCTTCAGCTAATCGCGCTGGTATGCACGGTGCCAAGGTACTGCTGATTGAAGCCAAAGAGCTTGGTGGAACTTGTGTTAATGTCGGCTGCGTGCCAAAGAAAGTGATGTGGCAAGCTAGTGATGCCTATCAAACGATTCAAAGAGATGCGTCAGGTTACGGCATTCAAGCCAAAGATATGACTTTTGATTTTAAAACTTTAGTTAAAAATAGAGAAAATTATATTGATTTCTTACATGGAGCTTACCAAAGAGGACTCGACAGTAATGGTGTTGAGTTCTTAAAGGGGTATGCTCAGTTTGTAGATGATAATACAGTTGAGGTAGCTGGAGAGCAATATACTGCACCTCATATTTTAATTGCGACTGGGGGACATGCAGATACGCTAGATATCCCTGGTGGTAACTATGCAATTGATTCTGATGGCTTTTTTGCCTTAGAAAAAGCACCTCAACATATGATTGTATTGGGAGCAGGTTATATTGCTGCTGAACTCGCAGGAGTGGTAAATGGCCTGGGTAGTAAAGTTACTTGGGCTTTTCGTAAAGAACGACCTCTTCGGGAGTTTGACCAAATGCTGGCTGATAATTTGGTTCAAATATATGAAGAAGAGGGGCTGTCCATTTATAAAGAGTGCATTCCTTCAGCAATTGAAAAAAACGGCGAGCAATATACTGTCACTTTTGAAAATGGGGAAAAAACCACTGGGGATTGTGTGTTATTCGCCGGTGGAAGAAGCGCCAATGTGAGTGGTTTTGGCTTAGGTAATACCGAGGTAAAACTAGATGATCAAGGTTTTATACAGGTAGATAAGTTCCAAAACACAACCGCTAAAGGAATTTATGCGATTGGCGATGTGATTGGTAAATTGGAATTAACTCCAGTGGCTATCGCAGCAGGTCGTAGGCTTTCTGAGCGTCTCTTTAATGGGCAAACGGACCTTTACCTAGATTATAATTTTGTTCCTAGTGTCGTATTTACGCATCCACCGATTGCTACGATTGGTTGGACAGAAGAACAAGCATTAGCTGAATATGGCCAAGACGAAATCAAGGTATATCATTCTCGTTTTACACCAATGTATTTTGCTTTGAATGAGTATCGACAAAAATGCGAAATGAAATTAGTTTGCTTAGGCAAAGAAGAAAAAATTATTGGCTTACATGCAATCGGAGTAGATGTAGATGAAATGTTACAAGGGTTTGCCGTTGCCATTAAAATGGGCGCAACCAAAGCAGATTTTGATAACACAGTAGCTATTCATCCAACTGGTGCAGAAGAATTTGTAACCATGACCTAA
- a CDS encoding GNAT family N-acetyltransferase — protein sequence MEIQKLHKVVEKHYDLLLEADPSKKIIDDYLPRSFCFTAQEEGQLVGVIILLPTRPTTLEVVNLAVQKDFRGQKIGQTLLYFALTFAKENQYEVVEVGTGSTGFEQLYLYQKCGFRMSHIERDFFINHYEQPIFENGLQLKDMVRLSQAV from the coding sequence ATAGAAATACAAAAGCTGCATAAGGTAGTAGAAAAACATTATGATTTGTTATTAGAAGCAGATCCCTCCAAAAAAATAATTGATGATTACTTGCCTCGTAGTTTTTGTTTTACAGCGCAAGAAGAAGGCCAATTGGTGGGCGTAATTATCTTGTTACCAACGAGACCTACTACTTTGGAAGTTGTTAATCTCGCTGTTCAAAAAGATTTTCGTGGGCAAAAAATAGGTCAAACACTTCTTTATTTTGCTCTGACATTTGCTAAGGAAAATCAATATGAGGTAGTTGAAGTTGGTACGGGATCGACTGGTTTTGAACAACTATATTTATACCAAAAATGTGGATTTCGTATGTCTCACATAGAACGTGATTTTTTCATTAACCATTATGAACAGCCCATTTTTGAAAATGGCTTACAACTCAAAGACATGGTACGTTTAAGCCAAGCAGTTTAG
- a CDS encoding peptidase U32 family protein — translation MTVKQALKRPEILAPAGTLEKLKTAISYGADAVYIGGNAYGLRSRAGNFSFAEMAEGIKYANDHHAKVYVAANMVTHEGNQAGAGEFFREIRDLGISAVIISDPALVEICITEAPGLAVHLSTQASATNYETLEFWREEGLERVVLAREVSMEEVAEIRKHTSVELEAFIHGAMCISYSGRCTLSNHMSMRDANRGGCSQSCRWKYELFDLPFGTERNRLTPSSVSEKFSMSAVDLSMIEHLPDLIENGVDSLKIEGRMKSIHYVSTVANVYKKAVDSYMDDPKNYICKQEWIDELWKVAQRELSTGFYYHTPTENEQLFGPRRKIPQYKFIGEVLNYDEDTHIATIRQRNVFSVGDDIEFYGPGLRHFTQQVTEMRNEQQEIIDRAPHPMMLLTMPVTQPVQVGDMVRKRK, via the coding sequence ATGACGGTAAAACAAGCACTAAAACGACCAGAAATCCTAGCGCCAGCCGGAACGTTAGAAAAATTAAAAACAGCAATCAGTTATGGGGCTGACGCCGTTTATATTGGTGGGAACGCTTATGGACTACGTAGTCGAGCGGGAAATTTTTCTTTTGCAGAAATGGCAGAAGGAATCAAGTATGCTAACGACCATCATGCCAAAGTATACGTTGCCGCAAACATGGTAACACATGAAGGAAACCAAGCAGGAGCGGGTGAATTTTTCCGAGAAATCCGTGACCTAGGGATTTCTGCCGTCATTATTTCAGATCCAGCATTGGTTGAAATTTGTATCACAGAAGCACCAGGGCTTGCAGTTCATCTTTCTACTCAAGCATCTGCTACTAACTATGAAACCTTGGAATTTTGGCGGGAAGAAGGTTTAGAACGAGTAGTTTTAGCGCGCGAAGTTTCAATGGAAGAAGTAGCAGAAATCCGTAAGCATACATCGGTTGAGTTGGAGGCCTTTATTCACGGTGCAATGTGTATTTCTTACTCTGGGCGCTGTACCTTATCCAATCATATGTCGATGCGTGATGCGAATCGTGGTGGTTGCTCACAATCATGTCGTTGGAAATATGAATTATTTGATTTACCCTTTGGGACAGAACGTAATCGTTTGACTCCTAGTTCAGTTTCAGAAAAATTTTCAATGAGTGCAGTCGATCTATCCATGATTGAGCATTTACCTGATTTGATCGAAAACGGCGTTGATAGCTTAAAAATTGAAGGCCGTATGAAATCAATCCACTACGTTTCAACAGTGGCCAATGTCTATAAAAAGGCAGTTGATAGTTATATGGATGATCCAAAGAATTATATTTGTAAACAGGAATGGATTGATGAGTTATGGAAAGTCGCTCAACGTGAGCTATCAACTGGTTTTTATTACCATACGCCTACAGAAAATGAACAGTTATTTGGGCCACGTCGGAAAATTCCACAGTATAAATTTATCGGCGAAGTGCTAAACTATGATGAAGATACACACATTGCAACCATTAGACAGCGTAATGTTTTTAGCGTGGGGGATGATATTGAGTTTTATGGACCTGGGTTACGTCATTTTACACAGCAGGTGACCGAAATGCGCAATGAACAACAGGAAATAATTGACCGCGCGCCCCATCCCATGATGCTATTAACGATGCCTGTTACACAGCCAGTTCAAGTAGGAGATATGGTAAGAAAACGAAAATAG
- a CDS encoding peptidase U32 family protein translates to MIEIITTVETTHQATELLPSVDTIFFGEEKFGLRLPHSFTRKEQKELVIAAHEAGKQAMVAVNGIMHPAKMKEIPEYLRFLKAIQVDKISLGDPGIIFVMKQHPELALPFIYDGETLVTNTRQINFWGRKGASGAVLAREVPFTEMEIMSENLAIPAEVLVYGATCIHQSKRPLLQNYFHYTKQEEASDKGQGLFLAEPKRKDTHYSIFEDMHGTHIFANDDICLMNELAELATIGYQTWKLDGIFSPGENFVEIVRLFDAARKGIETNTWQPEQAQQYASKVVQLHSHQRTLSTGFYAVDPAEIK, encoded by the coding sequence ATGATTGAAATCATCACAACAGTTGAAACTACCCATCAAGCAACCGAACTCTTACCAAGCGTTGATACGATATTTTTTGGCGAAGAAAAATTTGGCTTACGTTTGCCCCATTCCTTTACTAGAAAAGAACAAAAAGAACTTGTGATTGCTGCACATGAAGCAGGTAAACAAGCAATGGTTGCTGTTAATGGCATCATGCATCCTGCCAAAATGAAGGAAATCCCTGAATATTTGCGTTTTCTAAAAGCTATTCAGGTCGATAAAATCTCATTAGGTGATCCTGGCATCATTTTTGTAATGAAGCAACATCCAGAACTAGCGCTTCCCTTTATTTATGATGGCGAAACTTTAGTTACTAACACTAGACAGATTAATTTTTGGGGAAGAAAAGGAGCAAGCGGAGCTGTTTTAGCGCGGGAAGTACCTTTTACTGAAATGGAAATTATGTCGGAAAATTTAGCTATCCCAGCAGAAGTCTTAGTTTATGGCGCAACCTGTATCCATCAGTCTAAACGTCCGCTTTTGCAAAACTATTTTCATTATACTAAACAAGAAGAAGCAAGCGATAAAGGACAAGGCCTATTTTTGGCTGAGCCTAAACGTAAAGATACTCACTATTCGATTTTTGAAGATATGCATGGTACTCATATTTTTGCAAATGATGATATTTGTCTAATGAATGAGTTAGCTGAATTAGCCACAATTGGTTATCAAACTTGGAAACTTGATGGTATATTTTCTCCTGGGGAAAATTTTGTCGAAATCGTCCGATTATTTGATGCTGCTAGAAAAGGTATTGAAACGAATACTTGGCAACCAGAACAAGCACAACAATATGCTAGCAAAGTTGTGCAGTTACATTCACATCAGCGGACATTATCGACTGGTTTTTATGCTGTCGATCCAGCGGAAATTAAATAA
- a CDS encoding HAD family hydrolase, whose protein sequence is MSAVIFDLDDTLYDQLEPFKRAVQKDLLFPEAQIEDLYLFSRRFSDEVFHLTHTGKMKVEDMHIYRMQNACAQFGMNLTLEQALRFQEDYAYFQGQIELFEDAKETLSYCQQYNIPVGLITNGPTDHQWAKVQQLGLANWIAEENIFISSAIGFSKPDIKLFEYAEQAMGLDKRDTYYIGDSYENDINGAKNAGWKAIWRNHRGRKKPQSKFLFDQVIEPNHTLSEIISVL, encoded by the coding sequence ATGTCAGCTGTAATTTTTGATTTAGATGATACATTGTATGACCAACTAGAACCATTTAAAAGAGCTGTCCAAAAGGACCTTCTTTTTCCTGAAGCTCAAATAGAAGATCTGTACTTGTTCAGCCGTCGTTTCAGCGATGAAGTATTTCATCTGACACATACAGGAAAGATGAAAGTAGAAGACATGCATATTTATCGTATGCAAAATGCTTGTGCACAATTTGGCATGAATTTAACGCTTGAACAAGCGTTGCGTTTTCAAGAAGATTATGCTTATTTTCAAGGACAGATCGAATTGTTTGAAGATGCGAAAGAGACCCTTTCTTATTGTCAGCAGTATAATATACCTGTCGGCTTGATTACTAACGGGCCAACGGATCATCAATGGGCAAAAGTGCAACAATTAGGTTTGGCAAATTGGATCGCAGAAGAAAATATTTTTATTTCTTCAGCCATTGGATTTAGCAAACCGGATATTAAATTATTTGAATACGCAGAACAAGCTATGGGGTTAGATAAAAGGGATACATATTATATTGGTGACTCTTACGAAAATGATATAAATGGCGCTAAAAATGCAGGATGGAAAGCTATTTGGCGCAATCACCGGGGGAGAAAAAAACCCCAATCAAAATTTTTATTTGATCAAGTAATTGAGCCCAACCATACCTTGTCTGAAATTATCTCAGTGCTATAA
- a CDS encoding ATP-dependent Clp protease ATP-binding subunit, with product MDELFTQRAKDVLQIAQEEAKRFKHQTVGSEHILLALLIEPNGIAGKTLREMNVNEEDIREEIEHLTGYGTMTSYPVNGYLPYSPRARQIFAYAGDEAKRLGSPQVGTEHLLLGLLRDEEILASRIMLNLGLSLAKMRQLLKKKMGVNQNKGTNGVNRRRPVQSRQQQAQEGTPTLDSLARDLTKLAREKRLDPVVGRSKEVKRLIQILSRRTKNNPALVGEPGVGKTAIAEGLAQKIINGEVPQDMQTKRLMMLDMGALVAGTKYRGEFEDRMKKIIDEIYQDGQIILFIDELHTLIGAGGAEGAIDASNILKPALARGELQTIGATTSDEYQKYIEKDSALERRFARVQVDESTPDEAVEILRGLRARYEKHHNVEITDEALQACVQLSVRYINGRQLPDKAIDLMDESAAKVRLDQSDEVSETAVVQDQILAIVEEKEAAIRNQNFEKAASLRIQEQALNKQLQDVSYKEAKAASGFTDKVTEEDVAAVVSQWTGVPLEQMEKKESERLLDLEKVLHERVIGQDEAVSAVARAIRRARSGLKDPNRPIGSFMFLGPTGVGKTELAKALADAMFGTEDAMIRVDMSEYMEKYSTSRLIGSPPGYVGYDEGGQLTEKVRSKPYSVILLDEVEKAHPDVFNTLLQVLDDGQLTDSKGRAVDFRNTILIMTSNIGAQELREETNVGFNVVDIKQDHEAMQKRILEELKKAFRPEFLNRVDETVVFRSLEEDEIHEIVKIMSKSVVKRMEEQDIQLKITPAAIDVIGKSGFDPEYGARPIRRALQKEVEDRLSEALLSGEIYFGSRVTIGASKGKITLNVRVPKAKEKEVLQEV from the coding sequence ATGGATGAATTATTTACACAGCGTGCTAAAGACGTCTTGCAAATTGCGCAAGAAGAAGCTAAACGTTTTAAACATCAAACCGTAGGCTCAGAGCACATTTTGTTGGCTTTGTTAATCGAGCCTAACGGCATTGCTGGTAAAACTTTACGTGAAATGAATGTTAATGAAGAGGATATTCGCGAAGAAATTGAACACCTAACGGGTTATGGTACCATGACTAGTTATCCAGTAAATGGTTATTTGCCTTATTCGCCGCGAGCTAGGCAAATTTTTGCTTATGCAGGCGATGAAGCTAAGCGACTAGGTTCACCACAAGTTGGTACTGAACACTTGCTTTTAGGGCTGTTACGTGACGAAGAGATTTTAGCTTCTCGTATCATGCTGAATTTAGGATTAAGTTTAGCTAAAATGCGCCAATTATTGAAGAAAAAAATGGGTGTGAACCAAAATAAAGGGACTAATGGAGTTAATCGTCGTCGTCCAGTCCAAAGCAGACAGCAACAAGCACAAGAAGGTACGCCAACCTTAGATTCACTAGCACGTGATTTAACGAAACTAGCACGTGAAAAACGGTTGGATCCAGTGGTCGGTCGCAGTAAAGAAGTGAAACGGTTAATTCAAATATTAAGTCGACGCACCAAAAATAATCCGGCTCTAGTAGGTGAACCAGGTGTTGGTAAAACAGCAATTGCTGAAGGACTAGCCCAAAAGATTATTAACGGAGAAGTTCCGCAAGATATGCAAACAAAACGACTGATGATGCTTGATATGGGTGCGTTAGTTGCGGGTACGAAATACCGTGGTGAGTTTGAAGATCGAATGAAAAAAATTATTGACGAAATTTATCAAGATGGACAAATTATTTTGTTTATTGATGAATTGCATACTTTGATTGGTGCAGGAGGCGCAGAAGGTGCGATTGATGCCTCCAATATTTTAAAACCAGCCTTAGCTAGAGGCGAGCTGCAAACTATCGGAGCGACAACTTCTGATGAATATCAAAAATATATCGAAAAAGATTCTGCGTTAGAGCGTCGTTTTGCTAGAGTGCAAGTAGACGAATCAACGCCTGATGAAGCAGTAGAAATTTTAAGAGGTCTACGTGCCCGCTATGAAAAGCATCATAATGTAGAAATTACTGATGAAGCATTACAGGCTTGTGTACAGCTTTCTGTTCGTTATATCAACGGACGGCAATTACCAGATAAAGCAATTGACTTGATGGATGAATCAGCTGCCAAAGTTCGTTTGGATCAATCTGATGAAGTATCTGAAACAGCGGTTGTGCAAGATCAAATATTGGCAATTGTAGAAGAAAAAGAAGCCGCCATCAGAAACCAAAATTTTGAAAAAGCAGCTAGCTTACGTATACAAGAACAAGCTTTGAACAAACAATTGCAAGATGTTTCTTATAAAGAAGCTAAAGCCGCTTCTGGTTTTACTGATAAAGTAACAGAAGAAGACGTTGCAGCTGTGGTTTCACAATGGACAGGTGTACCATTGGAACAAATGGAGAAAAAAGAAAGCGAACGTTTATTAGACTTAGAAAAAGTTTTACATGAACGAGTTATTGGCCAAGATGAAGCAGTTAGTGCAGTTGCTCGTGCTATCCGTCGTGCTCGTAGTGGATTAAAAGATCCTAACCGACCTATTGGTTCTTTTATGTTCTTAGGTCCCACTGGAGTTGGGAAAACCGAATTAGCTAAAGCATTAGCTGATGCAATGTTTGGAACAGAAGATGCTATGATTCGGGTGGATATGAGTGAATATATGGAAAAATACAGTACGAGTCGTTTGATTGGTTCACCTCCAGGCTATGTGGGCTATGATGAAGGCGGTCAATTAACAGAAAAAGTTCGCTCTAAACCTTATTCAGTTATTCTACTTGATGAAGTTGAAAAGGCACATCCGGACGTTTTCAATACCTTATTGCAAGTACTGGATGATGGTCAATTGACGGATTCAAAAGGACGAGCCGTTGATTTTCGCAATACGATTTTGATTATGACTTCAAATATCGGCGCTCAAGAATTGCGTGAAGAAACAAACGTTGGTTTTAATGTGGTAGATATTAAACAAGACCATGAAGCCATGCAAAAGCGAATTTTAGAAGAACTGAAAAAAGCTTTTCGTCCAGAATTCTTGAACCGCGTTGATGAAACTGTCGTGTTCCGTTCGTTAGAAGAAGATGAAATTCATGAAATTGTAAAAATTATGAGTAAATCAGTCGTTAAACGGATGGAAGAACAAGATATTCAGCTCAAAATTACACCGGCAGCCATTGATGTTATTGGTAAATCTGGTTTTGATCCAGAATATGGTGCACGTCCTATTCGTCGTGCTTTGCAAAAAGAAGTCGAAGACCGTTTGAGTGAAGCGTTATTGTCTGGCGAGATTTATTTTGGCAGCCGAGTAACGATTGGTGCTTCAAAAGGCAAGATTACGTTAAATGTAAGAGTGCCCAAAGCCAAAGAAAAGGAAGTATTACAAGAAGTATAA
- a CDS encoding CtsR family transcriptional regulator: protein MSHQNTSDMIEAYLKKILEESEMIEIRRAEMADLFNCVPSQINYVINTRFTVQRGYTVESKRGGGGYIRIEKVQVSNYHQFLEQVNQLFDQILSEKDAIAIIQKLYEEGILSKREGNLLLVTISKVVLGKSVKEENMRANIMHGILERLSYEL from the coding sequence ATGAGTCATCAAAATACTTCTGATATGATTGAAGCCTATTTGAAAAAGATTCTGGAAGAAAGCGAGATGATTGAAATTCGTCGCGCTGAGATGGCAGATTTATTTAATTGTGTACCTTCGCAAATCAATTATGTCATTAATACACGGTTTACTGTACAACGGGGCTATACTGTTGAAAGTAAACGAGGCGGTGGTGGCTATATTCGAATTGAAAAAGTTCAAGTCTCCAATTATCATCAATTTTTAGAACAAGTGAATCAATTATTCGACCAAATACTCTCAGAAAAAGATGCTATAGCAATCATTCAAAAATTATACGAAGAAGGGATTCTTTCCAAAAGAGAAGGTAATTTATTATTAGTGACCATCAGTAAAGTCGTTTTAGGAAAATCTGTTAAAGAAGAAAATATGCGAGCAAATATCATGCACGGGATATTAGAACGATTAAGTTACGAATTATGA